One genomic window of Streptomyces sp. NBC_01498 includes the following:
- the tmk gene encoding dTMP kinase — protein sequence MTRAEQPTVVSPTSDSDALAADSRERAVRALLRLPPLRRLWGAQLVGGIGDALALLVLLLLSLQAAVAEGSFGAGYRGVAFAVAAVFGARILATVLFGAVLLGPLAALTAPGTGTDRSTGPKDGAKSSPKDGTKGGPLDRRWTMIGADGVRLLLLLVAPLWLDWSPENALPILLSTVFVVGVAERFWTVAKESAAPALLPAPPLEGAAVRPLPDHLDALRRLSLRTGFVAIPLAAAVLLVVTLIGNLLGTGIEWFSLHQAALGSYVAAGLFAASVSILFMLELPGGPTPRPRSPLEGLRRPATGTGPDKGRTGAVRLLVFACAAVAAAIASAAAVSVLHAKDLGGGPVAFALLILVLTGGVGTGVRVAPKVLPGLSRRRLLALAIAFTGVALLATGLVPDTATVLFVALLAGVSAGVAAHTGHGLIDQETEEYRRGRQTDHLQAVVRVYVALGAVVAPVLASSIGPHRLASGDFVFAHGGAAFTLMLVGALLLPVAAVVLAKTDDRSGVPLRRDLRDALRGGADPAQTQASNGFFLVLEGGDGSGKSTQVEALAEWIRAKGHEVVVTREPGATPIGKRLRSILLDVSSAGLSNRAEALLYAADRAEHVDSVVRPALERGAIVISDRYIDSSVAYQGAGRDLAPTEIARISRWATDGLVPHLTVLLDLAPEAARERFTEAPDRLESEPAEFHQRVRDGFLTLAAADPGRYLVVDGAQEPESVTTVVRHRLDQMLPLSEAEVRAREEARKAAVEEARRRAEEEAARKAEEERLERERQAQLAKLRAEDEERKRRELEDARQREAEQQAMEARERAEEARRLAEEERVRREAEEAARRAEQERQRRLADEETRLRAEAEERRREKQRKAEEALLRAEEARRLAEPGGASGGTTGAAGTDETPGAERARPDNELTVPTPVVQPPSPGTAGEKRVVTPDAATQEVPSPSEPDARVDNDETRVIPKVPDPSDGPETPGTPHRAADETAVLRPVRDVPEDPRRREEPPARPGDRAADETAVLPPVRDADPADRVPPGYFRDAEQGEGPGRQTPPAPPAGSGDDRTREMPTVDPDRPARDAERPARRRSDWAEETPLDDLPSLADELLGPREDDDNNGGARGGRGRGGR from the coding sequence ATGACGCGAGCCGAGCAGCCAACGGTCGTGAGCCCCACCTCCGACTCCGACGCACTTGCCGCAGACTCACGAGAGCGAGCGGTACGAGCCCTGTTGCGCCTTCCTCCGCTGCGGCGGTTGTGGGGCGCACAGCTCGTGGGCGGCATCGGCGACGCACTGGCGCTGCTCGTGCTTCTGCTGCTGTCGTTGCAGGCGGCGGTCGCCGAGGGCTCGTTCGGGGCGGGATACCGGGGTGTGGCGTTCGCCGTCGCAGCGGTGTTCGGCGCCCGGATCCTTGCCACGGTCCTCTTCGGAGCCGTACTCCTCGGGCCGCTCGCCGCCCTCACCGCACCCGGCACGGGGACGGACAGGTCGACGGGCCCCAAGGACGGCGCCAAGAGCAGCCCGAAGGACGGCACCAAGGGCGGTCCGCTGGACCGCCGCTGGACGATGATCGGGGCCGACGGCGTACGCCTCCTCCTGCTCCTCGTCGCGCCGCTCTGGCTCGACTGGAGCCCGGAGAACGCACTGCCCATCCTTCTTAGTACGGTCTTCGTCGTCGGCGTCGCCGAGCGCTTCTGGACGGTGGCCAAGGAGAGCGCGGCGCCCGCCCTGCTCCCTGCCCCGCCCCTGGAGGGCGCCGCCGTACGCCCCCTGCCCGACCACCTCGACGCCCTGCGCCGGCTCTCGCTGCGCACCGGCTTCGTCGCGATCCCCCTGGCCGCCGCCGTCCTGCTGGTCGTCACGCTGATCGGCAACCTGCTCGGCACGGGCATCGAGTGGTTCTCGCTGCACCAGGCGGCGCTCGGCTCGTACGTCGCCGCCGGTCTGTTCGCCGCGTCCGTGTCGATCCTGTTCATGCTGGAGCTGCCCGGCGGGCCCACGCCGCGTCCGCGCTCGCCCCTCGAAGGGCTGCGCCGCCCGGCGACCGGGACCGGTCCGGACAAGGGCCGTACGGGCGCGGTGCGCCTGCTCGTCTTCGCCTGCGCGGCCGTCGCGGCTGCCATCGCGTCCGCCGCCGCCGTCTCCGTACTGCACGCCAAGGACCTGGGCGGCGGCCCCGTCGCCTTCGCCCTCCTGATCCTCGTCCTGACGGGCGGTGTGGGAACCGGGGTGCGGGTCGCCCCGAAGGTGCTGCCCGGACTCTCCCGCCGTCGGCTGCTCGCGCTGGCGATCGCGTTCACCGGTGTCGCGCTGCTGGCGACGGGACTCGTACCGGACACGGCGACCGTGCTGTTCGTCGCCCTGCTCGCCGGCGTGTCCGCCGGTGTCGCGGCGCACACCGGCCACGGGCTGATCGACCAGGAGACCGAGGAGTACCGGCGCGGCCGGCAGACCGACCACCTCCAGGCCGTCGTACGGGTCTACGTGGCGCTCGGCGCCGTGGTGGCGCCCGTGCTTGCCTCCTCCATCGGACCGCACCGGCTGGCCTCCGGCGACTTCGTCTTCGCGCACGGCGGCGCCGCCTTCACACTGATGCTGGTCGGCGCGCTGCTGCTGCCTGTCGCGGCCGTCGTCCTCGCGAAGACCGACGACCGGTCGGGCGTACCGCTGCGGCGCGATCTGCGCGACGCGCTGCGCGGGGGCGCCGACCCGGCGCAGACCCAGGCGTCGAACGGCTTCTTCCTCGTTCTGGAGGGCGGCGACGGCTCCGGCAAGTCGACCCAGGTCGAGGCGCTGGCGGAGTGGATCCGCGCCAAGGGCCACGAGGTCGTCGTGACCCGTGAGCCGGGCGCGACACCGATCGGCAAGCGGCTGCGCTCGATCCTGCTCGACGTGTCCAGCGCCGGGCTGTCCAACCGGGCGGAGGCGCTGCTGTACGCCGCCGACCGCGCGGAGCACGTCGACTCGGTCGTCCGGCCCGCCCTGGAGCGTGGTGCGATCGTCATCTCGGACCGTTACATCGACTCCTCCGTGGCCTACCAGGGCGCCGGACGCGACCTCGCGCCGACCGAGATCGCCCGGATCTCGCGCTGGGCCACGGACGGTCTCGTACCGCACCTGACGGTGCTGCTCGACCTCGCGCCCGAGGCGGCCCGTGAGCGCTTCACGGAGGCGCCGGACCGGCTGGAGTCGGAGCCCGCCGAGTTCCACCAGCGGGTACGGGACGGCTTCCTCACCCTCGCCGCCGCCGACCCGGGCCGCTATCTGGTCGTGGACGGGGCGCAGGAGCCCGAGTCCGTCACCACCGTCGTACGGCACCGGCTGGACCAGATGCTGCCGCTGTCCGAGGCCGAGGTACGCGCGCGTGAGGAGGCCCGGAAGGCCGCCGTCGAGGAGGCGCGGCGCCGGGCCGAGGAAGAGGCGGCGCGCAAGGCCGAGGAGGAGCGGCTGGAGCGCGAGCGGCAGGCGCAGCTGGCCAAGCTCCGCGCCGAGGACGAGGAGCGCAAGCGCCGCGAGCTGGAGGACGCCCGGCAGCGCGAGGCGGAACAGCAGGCGATGGAGGCGAGGGAGCGTGCCGAGGAGGCGCGCAGGCTCGCCGAGGAGGAGCGCGTACGGCGCGAGGCCGAGGAGGCGGCGCGCCGGGCGGAGCAGGAGCGGCAGCGGCGGCTCGCCGATGAGGAGACCCGGCTCCGGGCCGAGGCGGAGGAGCGCCGGCGCGAGAAGCAGCGCAAGGCCGAGGAGGCGCTGCTGCGGGCCGAGGAGGCGCGACGCCTGGCGGAGCCCGGTGGGGCTTCGGGCGGGACCACCGGGGCTGCCGGGACGGATGAGACCCCCGGGGCCGAACGTGCGCGTCCCGACAACGAGTTGACGGTGCCGACGCCGGTCGTGCAGCCGCCGTCCCCGGGCACGGCCGGGGAGAAGCGGGTGGTCACCCCGGACGCCGCGACGCAGGAAGTGCCTTCGCCGTCGGAGCCGGACGCGCGCGTGGACAACGACGAGACGCGCGTGATCCCGAAGGTTCCGGACCCCTCGGACGGGCCGGAAACGCCGGGGACACCGCACCGGGCGGCCGACGAGACGGCCGTACTGCGTCCGGTACGGGACGTCCCCGAGGATCCCCGCCGACGCGAGGAGCCCCCGGCGCGTCCCGGCGACCGGGCGGCCGACGAGACCGCCGTACTGCCTCCCGTACGGGACGCGGACCCGGCCGACCGGGTGCCGCCCGGCTACTTCCGGGACGCCGAGCAGGGAGAGGGACCGGGGCGGCAGACGCCTCCGGCCCCGCCCGCCGGGTCGGGTGACGACCGGACGCGCGAGATGCCGACGGTCGACCCGGACCGCCCGGCGCGCGACGCCGAGCGCCCGGCTCGCCGGCGTTCGGACTGGGCGGAGGAGACCCCGCTGGACGACCTCCCGTCGCTCGCCGACGAACTGCTCGGCCCGCGCGAGGACGACGACAACAACGGTGGTGCGCGCGGCGGTCGGGGCCGGGGCGGTCGCTGA
- the topA gene encoding type I DNA topoisomerase produces MSPTSETGHAGRRLVIVESPAKAKTIKGYLGPGYVVEASVGHIRDLPNGAAEVPEKYTGEVRRLGVDVEHDFQPIYVVNADKKSQVRKLKELLAESDELFLATDEDREGEAIAWHLQEVLKPKVPVHRMVFHEITKEAIRTAVANPRQLNKLMVDAQETRRILDRLYGYEVSPVLWKKVMRGLSAGRVQSVATRLVVERERERIAFRSAEYWDLTGTFGTGRTGDASDPSVLNARLSAVDGRRVAQGRDFGSDGQLKSAQVLHLDEAHARALAAALADASFAVRSVESKPYRRSPYAPFRTTTLQQEASRKLGFGAKSTMQVAQKLYENGFITYMRTDSTTLSATAVSAARAQVTQLYGAAYLPDKPRSYTGKVKNAQEAHEAIRPSGDRFRTPAETGLTGDQFRLYELIWKRTVASQMKDAVGDSVTVKIAGTSSDGRDAEFSASGKTITFHGFMKAYVEGADDPNAELDDRERRLPQVAEGDALSVDEISVDGHATKPPARYTEASLVKELEEREIGRPSTYASIIGTILDRGYVFKKGTALVPSFLSFAVVNLLETHFGRLVDYDFTARMEDDLDRIARGEAQAVPWLKRFYFGVNGSTGGADTTPDAATAAAAAGNGDGDHLGGLKELVTDLGAIDAREISSFPIGDGIMLRVGRYGPYVERGEKDTDGHQRADVPDDLAPDELTVEYAEELLAKPSGDFELGVDPESGHQIVARHGRYGPYVTEVLPDGTPKTGKNAVKPRTASLFKSMSLDTVTLADALKLMSLPRVVGTDAEGVEITAQNGRYGPYLKKGTDSRSLTGEDQLFDITLDEALAIYAQPKQRGRAAAKPPLKELGTDPVSGSPVVVKDGRFGAYVTDGETNATLRTDDSVEEITPERGYELLAEKRAKGPAKKTAKKAPAKKATAKKAPAKKATTAKKAVAKKTTTAAKKTAGTSAAAKKTTAARKSTASSSRTGSNTDE; encoded by the coding sequence TTGTCCCCGACCAGCGAGACCGGACACGCCGGCCGCCGACTCGTCATCGTCGAGTCACCGGCCAAGGCGAAGACGATCAAGGGCTATCTCGGCCCGGGATATGTCGTCGAGGCGAGCGTCGGGCACATCCGCGACCTCCCGAACGGCGCCGCCGAGGTGCCGGAGAAGTACACCGGCGAGGTGCGTCGCCTCGGCGTGGACGTCGAACACGACTTCCAGCCCATCTATGTCGTCAACGCCGACAAGAAGTCCCAGGTCAGAAAGCTCAAGGAGCTGCTGGCCGAGTCCGACGAACTCTTCCTCGCCACCGATGAGGACCGCGAGGGCGAAGCCATCGCGTGGCATCTCCAGGAAGTCCTCAAGCCCAAGGTCCCGGTCCACCGGATGGTCTTCCACGAGATCACCAAGGAAGCGATCAGGACCGCCGTCGCCAACCCCCGCCAGCTGAACAAGCTGATGGTGGACGCGCAGGAGACCCGCCGGATCCTCGACCGCCTGTACGGCTACGAGGTTTCGCCGGTCCTCTGGAAGAAGGTCATGCGCGGCCTGTCCGCCGGCCGCGTACAGTCCGTCGCCACCCGGCTCGTCGTCGAGCGCGAACGCGAGCGCATCGCCTTCCGCTCCGCCGAGTACTGGGACCTGACCGGCACCTTCGGGACCGGTCGTACCGGCGACGCCTCGGACCCTTCCGTACTGAACGCACGGCTGTCGGCGGTCGACGGCCGCCGGGTCGCCCAGGGCCGTGACTTCGGCTCCGACGGGCAGCTCAAGTCCGCCCAGGTGCTGCACCTGGACGAGGCCCACGCGCGGGCGCTCGCCGCCGCCCTCGCCGACGCGTCGTTCGCCGTCCGCTCGGTCGAGTCGAAGCCGTACCGCCGCTCGCCCTACGCCCCCTTCCGTACGACGACGCTCCAGCAGGAGGCGTCGCGCAAGCTGGGCTTCGGGGCCAAGTCGACGATGCAGGTCGCGCAGAAGCTGTACGAGAACGGCTTCATCACCTATATGCGTACGGACTCCACGACCCTGTCCGCCACCGCCGTCTCCGCGGCGCGGGCGCAGGTCACCCAGCTGTACGGGGCGGCCTATCTGCCCGACAAGCCGCGTTCGTACACCGGCAAGGTCAAGAACGCGCAGGAGGCGCACGAGGCGATCCGCCCCTCGGGCGACCGTTTCCGTACGCCCGCCGAGACGGGGCTGACCGGGGACCAGTTCCGGCTCTACGAGCTGATCTGGAAGCGGACCGTCGCCTCCCAGATGAAGGACGCCGTCGGCGACAGCGTCACCGTCAAGATCGCGGGCACGTCGAGCGACGGGCGGGACGCCGAGTTCTCCGCGTCGGGCAAGACGATCACCTTCCACGGCTTCATGAAGGCGTACGTGGAAGGCGCCGACGACCCGAACGCCGAACTGGACGACCGTGAGCGCAGGCTGCCGCAGGTCGCCGAGGGCGACGCGCTGTCCGTGGACGAGATCAGCGTCGACGGGCACGCCACCAAGCCGCCGGCCCGCTACACCGAGGCGTCGCTCGTCAAGGAGCTGGAGGAGCGCGAGATCGGCCGCCCCTCCACGTACGCCTCGATCATCGGCACGATCCTCGACCGCGGCTACGTCTTCAAGAAGGGCACGGCGCTCGTCCCGTCGTTCCTCTCCTTCGCCGTGGTGAACCTCCTGGAGACGCACTTCGGCCGGCTCGTCGACTACGACTTCACCGCGCGGATGGAGGACGACCTCGACCGCATCGCGCGGGGCGAGGCGCAGGCCGTGCCGTGGCTCAAGCGCTTCTACTTCGGTGTGAACGGCTCCACCGGCGGTGCGGACACGACCCCGGACGCCGCGACCGCGGCCGCCGCCGCGGGCAACGGCGACGGTGACCACCTGGGCGGGCTCAAGGAGCTCGTCACGGACCTCGGCGCCATCGACGCCCGTGAGATCTCGTCGTTCCCGATCGGCGACGGCATCATGCTGCGGGTCGGCCGTTACGGCCCCTACGTGGAGCGCGGTGAGAAGGACACCGACGGCCACCAGCGGGCCGACGTGCCCGACGACCTGGCGCCCGACGAGCTGACCGTCGAGTACGCGGAGGAGCTGCTGGCCAAGCCGAGCGGCGACTTCGAACTCGGCGTCGACCCGGAGAGCGGCCATCAGATCGTGGCCAGGCACGGCCGTTACGGCCCGTACGTCACCGAGGTCCTGCCCGACGGCACGCCCAAGACCGGCAAGAACGCCGTCAAGCCGCGCACCGCCTCGCTGTTCAAGTCGATGTCCCTGGACACGGTGACGCTGGCGGACGCGCTGAAGCTGATGTCGCTGCCGCGCGTGGTCGGTACGGACGCCGAGGGCGTCGAGATCACCGCCCAGAACGGCCGTTACGGCCCGTATCTCAAGAAGGGCACCGACTCGCGGTCGCTGACCGGCGAGGACCAGCTGTTCGACATCACGCTGGACGAGGCGCTGGCGATCTACGCCCAGCCCAAGCAGCGCGGGCGGGCGGCGGCGAAGCCTCCTTTGAAGGAGCTCGGTACGGACCCGGTGAGCGGCAGCCCGGTCGTCGTGAAGGACGGCCGCTTCGGCGCGTACGTCACGGACGGCGAGACGAACGCGACCCTGCGGACGGACGACAGCGTCGAGGAGATCACGCCGGAGCGCGGCTACGAACTGCTCGCGGAGAAGCGCGCCAAGGGGCCCGCCAAGAAGACGGCGAAGAAGGCGCCCGCCAAGAAGGCCACGGCCAAGAAGGCGCCCGCGAAGAAGGCGACGACGGCGAAGAAGGCCGTGGCGAAGAAGACCACGACGGCCGCCAAGAAGACCGCCGGCACATCCGCGGCGGCCAAGAAGACGACGGCGGCGAGAAAGTCGACGGCGTCGTCGTCCCGTACGGGATCGAACACGGACGAGTAG